CAGCGAGGACGAGGACAGAAACCATGAGGAGTCCCTTCGTCAATCCCTCACCTTCCCCTTCCCGCTCTCCTCTCAGATTCACCCCAGCCTCCTCCCCCATGCGACACACCTTGTCCGAGTCCCTCGTCAAGGAGAACATCGACAGAGCCGAGTCCCTCATCGCCAAGTGGGACCTTTCCCGCcactccccctcctcctcctcctcctccctctacCGCGACTGCCGCCCGGAGGCCAAGCAGTTCCTCAAGTCCGTCAGGGACTTGCAGGCCGCCATGCACTTCTTCGTCAAGCAGGACTCCGCCTCCGACAAGCTCGTCCGCCCCCAGTCCCTCATGCAGACCGCCATGAAGCGGCTCGAGAAGGAGTTCTACCTCATCCTCTCCACCAACCGCCAGTACCTGGACCACGAGTCGGTCTCGGCCCGCTCCTCGAGCGTCTCCGAGGGCTACGAAGATGATTCGGAAGACGACCTGAACTTCGCCGGCGACGGGTCGGAGTCGGCGGGGACGCCGGAGAGGACGTCGTCGTCGGCGACGGTGATGGCGGACTTGAAGGCCATCGCCAATTGCATGATCTCTTCGGGCTACGGCAAAGAGTGCGTCAAGGTGTACAAGATCGTTCGGAAGTCGGTGGTGGACGAGGCTCTGTACCTCCTCGGGCTAGACCGGACGCTGACTCACTCGCAGATACAGAAGATGGACTCGGAGGCTCTGGAGAAGAGGATCAAGTGCTGGCTGCGATCGGTCAAATTCGCGGTGAACACGGTGTTCTACGGGGAGCGAATCCTGTGCGACCACGTGTTCGCTTCCTCGCTCCCCATCCGAGAGTCCTGCTTCGGCGAGATCACGCGCGAGAACGCGGTCGCCCTGTTTGGTTTCGCGGAGAGCGTGGGCAAGTGCAAGAAATCCCCGGAGTAGATGTTCCGCTCGCTCGACTTGTACGAGGCCATCGCCAACCTCTGGCCCGAGATCGAGTCCATCTTCTCGTACGACTCGTCCTCCGCCGTCCGATCCCAGGCCGTCAACGCCCTCGTGAGGCTCGGCGACGCCGCGCGCCTGATGCTCGCCGACTTCGAGGTGGCCATCCAGAAGGACGCCTCCAAGGCCGCCGTCCCCGGCGGCGGGGTCCACCCGCTCACGCGCTACGTCATGAACTACCTCAACCTCCTCGCCGACTACAGCGAGATCCTCAGCGACATAGTCGCCGACTGGCCAGTCGAGGCCGCCGTTTCCGACCTCGGCAGCGACACGTCGCCCATCTCGGCGCGGCTCGCGTGGCTCGTGCTCGTGTTGCTGTGCAAGATTAACGCGAAGGCCGAGCGGTACAAGGACGTGGCTCTGTCGTACCTGTTCTTGGCCAACAACCTCCAGTACGTCGTCGTCAAGGCCCGGCAGTCGAGGCTCCGGTACCTGCTCGGGGAGGAATGGGTGGCGAAGCAAGAGGCGAAGGTGAAGCAGTACGCTGCGAACTACGAGAAGATGGGGTGGAGCAAGGTGCTGGCCTCGCTGCCGGAGGCTCGACCGGCGGCGGAGATGCCGGTGGACCACGCGAAGGACACCTTCCGCAGGTTCAACGCGGCCTTCGAGGAAACGTACAAGAAGCAGACCGGGTGGGTCGTGGCCGACCCGAAACTGAGGAACGAGATGAAGGTGTCGCTCGCGAAGAAGCTGCTGCCGAGATATCGCGAGTTCTACGAGAAGCACGCGGCGCCGCTGAGGAGGGACACTTTCAGGGAGGGGATTGTCAGGTTTGCCCCCGACGATTTGGGGAATTACCTCTCGGACCTATTTCACGGGCCCGAGGGCTCGGGGAGCTTTTCGTCCGGGCACTCGTCCTCGACGGGCTCGTCGAAGAAAGGGCGGAGTCATTGATCCGTTGTTCTGACGTGTATACAAACGTTTGAGATGTATAGAGACggaataatttgtgaagttgaaAAATTGTTATTCTTTGATTCATCGATCACTCGGATTTCCTATTTtcccaatttcctttttctcaatAAGTTGGTTTTATTAACAAAATACCCACAATAAGTTGGTTTTATTAACAAAATACCCAAAATGGGAGAGAGCAATTCAAGCTACATGCTCAATGAATCACATACTAACGATTCAATCTCCATTTCCAACATGAAGTTTATGTATCAATCAATGCACACTTCCTTGTTGATATCACAACTAATGAATGAGCGGCTATTGAGCAAAGAGAGAGGCAAGTTTGGTTCTTTCGTCGAAGATATAGGGAGCCACCACTTGAGGTAGGTCTAAGGTTTCTAATTCTAAAAAAGATTAAGttggaattttaataaattttgaggGCAACAAAGACAATTAACAATATTTCATTAACTTGTTGAAGTTGCGTGCCAAGAAAGCATAAAAACTCAAAACAACTTAGGACTTGTTTTGGATTTGTAGCATTTCCAAAGTTCACTTTTGTctaagatgatttttttaaaaatcttccCAAACACTCAAATTTTGGCTCAAGGGGCTTTGGTagtgttaaattaatgtctcaagtttgaattcgGATGACAATTTATTATACCGAgttttgttgataaagatttcctAAATGAAAGAAATTCGATGAATTCCTTAAAGCTGCACAAAtgagaaataattaaaaaaaaatgaattttcccCTCGGAGTGAAGCTGCCGAAGCCCCTGCACGTAGAgaacaaataaaagataaaaggaaaaaggaaagctTTACCTTTATGTGCAGCGTCCCTCTGCACGTAAAGAATCAAAAGGAGGTGGGTCTAAGATCAAAAGTTTGACATTGGGCACACACACACATGAACCTCTACACTgaagaaagaagccaaaaaaaaaaaaaaaaaaaaaagtgggccCAGTCAAATAATCTTCTCCTTGGGTGCACATATAAAGTGCCGAAGTCTCTAGGAGCTTTCTTTCGGACGGCCGAAACCATATGAAATTTAGAAGAGCCGCAAGTTTTCTTAAAGCCACGTGAAGCTTTCCAAAGAAACGCGAAGATTTACGTACGTGGATCAAAGACGAATGCTGAGGTTCTTGATTTTGGCGTATGTAGAGCGTTTTGTTTTGAACTTGAACACTCGGTAATTTTTGTGCCGTGAGATTATGtacaagtgagttgtttatttataaacactttagGTTTTGGGATAAATCTAGGTGTGAGAAACACTCGAGCGTGTGAGTTATTGTAAACTCCAATTCTccgattataatgaattatttattgCCGGCAATTTCTagtgtcattatttttcttgtttatttctttagtGATTTCGCATTGACGTAAATTACAAGATCATGTCGTTTCTGCGTATTATATcctaacaattggtatcaaagcttggggttggatttcttgattgtcaTTTGGAGATTTTGCTTGTttgattattatctggaaattttgttattgcaattatgtctgagaggaaatttgaaattgaggagTTTAACGGgagcaacaactttgtgttatggagcatcaagatgcgagCTTTATTGACAACCCGAGGTTTGGCCAAGACactagatggtgaagatgagttgtcgattataatgaaagccttaGAGAGTGTAGAGCTAAtgaaaaaagcaaagagcataATCCTAATAAATTTATCTGATGATGTCTTAATAGAGGTTGCTGAATAGAAGGATGCCGCaacattatgggcaaaacttcaaacactctatgtgaagaaatgtttaaacaatcgcttgtacatgttgaaaaagatgtttcaatttagatatactgaatg
The nucleotide sequence above comes from Eucalyptus grandis isolate ANBG69807.140 chromosome 2, ASM1654582v1, whole genome shotgun sequence. Encoded proteins:
- the LOC104432777 gene encoding LOW QUALITY PROTEIN: exocyst complex component EXO70H1 (The sequence of the model RefSeq protein was modified relative to this genomic sequence to represent the inferred CDS: substituted 1 base at 1 genomic stop codon), encoding MRSPFVNPSPSPSRSPLRFTPASSPMRHTLSESLVKENIDRAESLIAKWDLSRHSPSSSSSSLYRDCRPEAKQFLKSVRDLQAAMHFFVKQDSASDKLVRPQSLMQTAMKRLEKEFYLILSTNRQYLDHESVSARSSSVSEGYEDDSEDDLNFAGDGSESAGTPERTSSSATVMADLKAIANCMISSGYGKECVKVYKIVRKSVVDEALYLLGLDRTLTHSQIQKMDSEALEKRIKCWLRSVKFAVNTVFYGERILCDHVFASSLPIRESCFGEITRENAVALFGFAESVGKCKKSPEXMFRSLDLYEAIANLWPEIESIFSYDSSSAVRSQAVNALVRLGDAARLMLADFEVAIQKDASKAAVPGGGVHPLTRYVMNYLNLLADYSEILSDIVADWPVEAAVSDLGSDTSPISARLAWLVLVLLCKINAKAERYKDVALSYLFLANNLQYVVVKARQSRLRYLLGEEWVAKQEAKVKQYAANYEKMGWSKVLASLPEARPAAEMPVDHAKDTFRRFNAAFEETYKKQTGWVVADPKLRNEMKVSLAKKLLPRYREFYEKHAAPLRRDTFREGIVRFAPDDLGNYLSDLFHGPEGSGSFSSGHSSSTGSSKKGRSH